The Elephas maximus indicus isolate mEleMax1 chromosome 15, mEleMax1 primary haplotype, whole genome shotgun sequence DNA window TGTCCCTTAAACCAAGAGAAAGTTTGAGTCGCCTTTTTTCCGTAGTTATTGGATGCATGCAGTATGTTTCTATCTGAACTGCTTGGGATTCGAGTGATTCCCTTGCACCTGCTCCTTTTAGCTGCCTTTGGGTGGGAAGTGGAGGGCTGAGGGTAGAGCAGGTGGTTTATTGTAAGAGTTTTCTGAGCGTGAGAAGTGGTTtcagaaaagagattaaaaactATGGTTTTCAGTAAGGGTCAGTGAGCCCCTTGATTTGTGCTGCCCAGGCTCTACTGATTTGCATACAGTTGTATAAATTTGCATATTGAGGTTATGAGGCCCTACCTTCCACTAAATCAAAGAGGGTGTCCCACTGTGAGCTCATCCATGCTGTATTTTTGTGGACACAGCACACATTCTGGGCATTAACAGATTTTTAATCCAATCAGTGGGAAGCAATTACCATTGATGAAAAGCATGACCCTTTAAGAGGTGGGGGACCTGAGAGAAAGACCCAGCCATCTGTATACTTAATGGTAGTTAACTTTGTTCTCATTTGTCCACTTCTTCCCTCCTGATTGTTCCAGTCCCAAGATGAAAAAACATTAAACAGAAGTATTGCTTTTCATAAACTCCTCACTACTGTAAAACAAGAGATGTCCTGGTTCCTCCAACATAGTACTCTCAAACTAGGATTTACCTATAGTAGGAAATGCCAGATTTAGTAAGAACCAGCTTCCTCCCTCTGAAGAAGTGATGATGATAGCTaatgtttgttgagtttctacTTTGTGCTCAACATACGTCACAGAGCCCTGAagggtagatactattattaatatcatttcacagatgaaaaaactgaggctagAGAGTTTAGGTAAGTGGCCCAGAATAAAGAATAAAGGATGTTTTCTTGTGCCAACAGCCACTATGATATATTTAtcattgattgattgattcattcattcatggaaTACTTATTTGAGCACCTGCAGTGTACCAGGCATTGTCCTGGGTCCTGGGGGATATAGCagtaaacaccaaaaccaaaaacctgttgctgtcgagtcaattccgactcatagtgaccctgtagtacagagtagagctgccccatagagtttccaaggagggcctggtagattgaaactgcacactttttggttagcagccgtagctcttcaccaccaccaccaccaccaccagggtttctgggagcAGTAAGCAACACAGATGCAAATCTCTGCCTTAATGCTTGGGAGGAGGGGCAGAggcacagaaaataataaaataagtaaatgtaCAGTGTGCTAGATGGTGATAAGTGCaatgaagcaaaataaaacaaacatggaGAGTAAGGAATATGAGGGAGGGAAGAGCTACTGGGATTTTAAATAGGTAGTTGGCAAAGGCCTCACCAGGAAACAATAAGGAAGCAAGCCTTGCAGATATCGGAGGGAAGAGAGTCCAGGCAAaaggaacagcaaggaaaaagataaaaatcattaAGAAAATCATAGCTTTAAATGCTAAATCTCATTATGAAACACAAAATCCCATTGCGAAAATAGAAGGAGTGTGGATGAATTCAACTGCATGGGGTGGATGGGAATCCCTCTTGTAGAAATCCCAGTATTCCCATCTCTTCCCCAACCGCACCCATCACTGATATTTCTGGGCTGGAGCTGCTCTGGCCCGCCGTACTGCGTTCACCCTTCACCTACATGCAGTGTGCACTTAAGTGCAGGGAAGAAAGTTTCCATTACCAAGTAGAGCTGGAGACTGCACTTCTGCTGTgctcaagatggaaaaactagccCGTTTATGCCTAGGGAACTGCATTCTTTGAGGAAGAAAACTTCAGCCTAAAGTAAGGAcagtttcaggatttttttttttccttgcgcTTCTCCAAAGAGGAGAAATGTTTCCCAGCTCAAAGCTCCTGAAATTACCAGTGACTGTGCAgtaatcagagccctggtggtgcagtggttaagagcaaaaggtcagcagttcgaatgcaccagcccctccatggaaACCCTTTGGTGGCAGTACTGTGtctcacagggttgctacgagtcgtaattgacttgatggcaacgggtttggtttttagtttgttCAGTAATCATCCCACTGAAAGATACAAGGGAGAGATGAATTTCCACAGGAGGCTTATGGAAACAGGGCTTCTAGCTCCCCTGGACAGTTAATGTTTTCTTATAGCATCACGCATTGAATCTGAGTCACAAACTCTTAAGCGTGTTTGTTTATCCTCACAGATGGCTTCCTATATAAAATGGCCAGGAGTGATGAAAACAATTGCCTTTCAGTTCAGGTTGTTTATGATTCACAGGAGACATAGGTGTGCTGCTTAGGACGTACTGGAGGAATATATATAGAATGCTGTTGAAGGTGATAAAAAAGAGTAATGTATCTTAATGAATATCTGTATACTTACATAATTAATTGCGTATTTGGTGAGTTTAATTTTctatacaaaaaataaattttctccaTTATGCTGAGCATACTTTTCTACACGGTCTTCTTATGTGAAACTGCTACGTGTTTGCCTGACTCCCATatctctgttctttcttttctagaAGATACATATGAGCGAACCCTGATTGTTGATGGAGAAAGCGCAACAGTTATACTCCTGGACATGTGGGAAAATAAGGTATACAGAGCCTGCAGCTGTCTGCGAATTCCTGCAGGGCCCCCCAGCAAGCTGCGTGGTGGAAGGGTGACCTTACCATGTAAACATGATGTTCCAGATGAAGTGGGAGCGTTTTCTCGATTTAAAGCATTTACTCCTGAAGAATGAGACTGTTTTAAGGAACAAGTCATTCACAAATGAGCTCTGAATAACAAGCAGGCTGCAATGATTTTCTCTTGGTTCTATTCAAAACTACACAGAAGTACATTTGTTTTGGGGGAAAGTGTAGACAGGTGTGGATGATTATTTTCAACTTCATAAAACCATCTTATACAAAGTTGACGTTCTCAATCCTAATCTTCGATATATGCTCTTTAAAGATTTAGGGCTTCTGAGTGTATATGCTTGCCTTTCTATTTATTGAGAGCTCTCCTATTCTCACAAAAGGATTCGTAATTAATCACTTAGGAAAGGCAAAAAGGAGTTTTGGGGACCTCAGAAAGGTCTCGTTTTCGGTAATTAAGATAGAAGTTGGGAATATTGTTTAGCAGAGCAGTTGTGTAATTTGTCAACTTGAACTGTGGGAGAAATTGGAAAGTAATATCTTTTTTTCACAAGTATACAGGCTGCCAATCTTTGCAGCCACCAGACATCTTGTGAGCATGGAAGACAGATGCAGTTTGGGGAGTTGGcaagcagtttttttctttctcttacgtGCAAGGGTATTGTTTCTTTTCAAAAGCATGCCTCATTTGCCTGGTTAGCCTGAGCTCATGGAAGATCTTCTCATTTCATTAGGGAGAGAATGAATGGCTCCAAGACCACTGCATGCAAGTCGGGGATGCCTACCTGATCGTCTACTCCATCACAGACCGCGCCAGCTTCGAGAAGGCATCAGAGCTGCGGATCCAGCTCCGCAGGGCCCGGCAGGCAGAGGACATTCCTATCATCCTGGTTGGCAACAAAAGTGACCTGGTGCGGTGCAGGGAAGTGTCGGTATCAGGTAAGAGGAGTGGTGCCAATACCATAGCGACAATCTCTGGAGCACCTGCATGTTCCTTCTCACAGGTGCTATTACCTTATTCTTCATGAGGTTGGAACCAGGGACCCATTAAAATGCTACATGGAGTTTTATGTTTAGCTCTGAGACCCTCATTTCTCCATAAATCATCTCCATTCTGGATGATGCTCTCTTGTCCACCTGGTCTACCTGCTGAATCCCAATTGCCCTACTTCCAAGGGCTTCTCTGGAATTTCTTTAGGGATAAAATCATGCTCAGGGCCTTGTTGGCagcctccaatcttttctccttgtTCTCCAGGAAGTTCCCAAAATTTTGGGTAAACAAAAGTAGTATTTTCATGCAAGAAGGATGGGGAATGCTGATTTAAGGAAACTGTGAGAAAGAGTTTCATTGGAAATACGAATTTTACTCTGGCTGCCTCTTGTCCCTGTGGACCCAAGAAACaacccaccataaaaaaaaaactacccctaAATACGAGTTAAGGCATCAGTCTGATGGTGTCTCATACACTTTCTCATAACTTAGTTTAGGAATAATTCATATTTGCTTCATGGGCACCCAAATGCTTTTAGGACCCTTGAGATTTGATTAGCCTAATACAGATTTAGTCCCTGGTACAATTGTAAAAAATAAACTCCTGTATATCTGGGAAGAGAAACCCTGATAAGGACCTAAATATACACAACTTACTAAATATACACAACTAACTTGGGAATATCTTACTCTTAGGAAATAGCTGTCTATGGTaatctttttttccaaatgaaaacATGGACACGTGGTCTTTGAACATGATGAAATATTTGAAATTGAAACTGTTCCAGAAAAGCTTCTTTGTATAATATACTAACTGTATTATACATGTGTAAAATCctcaaaaatttttcaaaatatctcATCacagtttgttttcattttttgaagaGAAGTCcgtagtggtagaattcttatttTCAGCCCAGGGATCTGAGTCAGGATGGAGTTAAGAATTTGGGCTTGAGAATTAAGCAGGCTTGGATATAAATCTGCCACTTACAGGCTTTGTCAACTTCCTCCAGCTTTTAAATGAGCcccctccatttcttcatctctctGTTAGTGATAATACATATTTTTCAAGACTGTGGTGGATGTTAAAAAAGTTTATAAAGCACTTAACCCGGTTCTGGCACGAAGTAAACCTGCAATAAGTTAAGGTTatggtttttattgttataattaatatcactacatttaatgcaattggACTTTCACCCAGTGAATTTGTGGTGGACCAGATCTAAAAGCCATCTGTCCTGTTTCCAGGGATCCCTTCGTGAGATTCTGTGCTTCTGCTTATGCCCTGGGACAACCTGTGGCTTCCTGTATCCATAGCAAATATGACAGAACAATTTTAAATTGGAAATTATCTAGTCTGGCTGTGTACTGTGTAGGATCATACTCTGCAGCCCCTCTGACATCCTTCTCCCTGTCTTTCCTGTCCAGAAGGGAGAGCATGTGCTGTGGTGTTCGACTGCAAGTTCATCGAGACCTCTGCAGCTGTCCAGCACAACGTGAAGGAGCTGTTTGAGGGCATCGTGCGGCAGGTCCGCCTTCGGCGTGATAGCAAGGAGAAGAATGAGCGAAGGCTGGCCTaccagaaaaggagggagagcaTACCCAGGAAAGCCAGGCGCTTCTGGGGCAAGATTGTGGCCAAAAACAACAAGAATATGGCCTTCAAGCTCAAGTCCAAGTCTTGCCATGACCTCTCTGTGCTCTAGGTGCCCAGAGTCACATCACCCAGATGTTCTCCTGGATGGACATCTCTGAAGGCCGTTAGGACTGATAATCTATATTAGATTGGATACTTAGGTATTGTTAGATGTGGCTTCCCCCACTGCAGTTGGGAATTAACGTGTTAGCATCATGGACAACATAATGCATGGGAAATGAAAGATCTTTGTGAAGAGTCAGTATTTATTCAcaggaaaatccttgtctttgCTACTTGAACATCCAAGACTCCCCCGAGGACATGTTTGGTGTTCACAtgtgtttcctctctcctttggACAGTAGAGAATTGAAGCCTACAAAAGAATGCCTAGAACAAGAACTTTCCATTATTAAAGTTTGCCCCGTGTTCTCATATGTGTATTTGAGGCTAGTGGGTCATAGGAAAGCCAACAAGGGTTTATTCAAAGGAGGGAGAGCTTTCTGTGTACCTTGTATTCTCCATGGAGCTAGAATTGTAGAACTGGGCTCATCGTGATCGTGATTATTATTGCTCCataaagctgtgaaaagaaatgaTGGACCTTGCTGGAAACTAAAGCTTAGCACACAGTTCTTGTTCAGTGCCCACGCTTGGGAATCCAGACGTTTGTAGAATTGGAAACTGACTGTATTTACAATTTATGGGTTCAAAAATTATATCTTTActtatgtgtcttttttttttttacttaggggAAAATTATTTTAATCAAATTCTACTTAGTGAAACCACCTTTtatgtttctttatttttgaaatcACAAAGCcatcagaaatattttaaaaatctgaattatTGATAACCTGAAGTGCAAAATgccaaatttttaaatataatcagTGGTCTGAATTTTTATGAAACATATAAATACTTCTGTACTTTGGGTTGACCCTTGTATGCCACAGCTCTGCTCTATTATTATTCTGCAAAATAGTAACCATTTTAATATTTGATAAAGTATATTTATGAACATATTTCTTAATAAGGAAGATGTCCATTTTATTaccattttctatatttttcagaATATACAAGTTTTTACCTATATGTCttataataaaagaaataaaatctttgGAAAAAAAGGCATTCTTAAGTGTTATTCCACCTCAAACAAAATAATTACGATTAATGTTGCTTTTAGAGCAAGCATAAGGTGAAGGacatctattattttctttttcattatctgTTTTAAAGAGTATCTATCCCCAACATCTCATCCTTTGGAACCATGATTCACAGTAATGCTATTATTTTGGGCTGATACAGTTGGGAAGTATTTGGGGTCATCTAAAAGCTAAGTTACAGTAATGGCCAGATCTTTTGCTTTGGCCTGGCACATTCCTGACTGGACAGATGGGCCTACATTTGTTCTCTGAAGTCTCACTGTCTTTAGCTTGACTAAAGCTTTGGAGGAAATTataaaagattagaaaaaaaaaaaaatggaaatgagtGATTTTTATTCAGCCTGAGATCTAGCCAGTCAGGGTTTTAACCAAATCCTCCTCTCTGATGCTAATACATTTGACATTACTTGCATGGCATTAACCCTGTGGTTGAAGTGAAACTTGCTGGTGTTCCCCTTTCAAGTCTTCTCTGGCCCCTACCTGCACTGTTTTTGACCGTCATCTCGCTATCTTTCTGAGTTTGTAATCAGACATGCACTAATGGTGACAATCATGGGGCCTCACATATTGCTAAAGTGACACAGCTTGAAAAGGTTCCTGACTGCTGTGTTGAGTTGGCTTCTTCCCCTCCTTTCCCCaggttgaaagcagagattccCATTCCTGAGCACTTGGCATCTTTGAATTGCTCAAGAGGGCGGTACAGGGAGGTGCTAAAAGCAAGGCTTCAGGTTGCAGTCCTGTTCTTCAGTCTTGACTGTGCTCTTCAACATCAGTGTATCCTTGCAGCAGTCCAAGgttaaacctttaaaaaaaatattttattgtagttttggtgaaagtatacacagcaaaacaggttcccgTTCAATAATTAGTACTAATGCTCAGagacactgatgacattcttcacattgtgtcaacattctgattattctagttgttccattcccattaatctagcctccctcccccactccctgcCCCCAACATTTTCATCCATACTTTAAAGTAACTGTtgtctgtttggtctcatatagataactttttaaaagagcccagtactcaagggtgatattctttactttttgaactAAACTGCTAGTTAGTTAAAACATGACTTTAGGGGAaagtttttgtttaaggtttaaaaactaTCGCAGGGCAATAGTCTTTAAGAAAAAAGGTTAAACCTTTCTAaccatcagttttctcatctgcagaatGGGATTGCTAACAGTACCTTGTAAGGTTGTTGTGAGATTAAAGTTTTAGTCTGCCGTGTAGTAGGAGCCCAAGAGATTTTTGTTACCATCGTCGTACATCTTCTATTCTGCATAAATTAGTGTTGTATATCTGTCTCCCTTATCTGAAAGGAAACTCCTTAAAATCAGGGATCGctacttattttcctttttcttcatcttgAGTACAGTACCTTGCATATATTGGGACTTCatagctgtttcttcttgaaTTTAATAGATGGCCCCATGAGGTTGACAGGCCATTTTTTAACCACCCTCTCATCCCTTAGTAAGTACTAATTTTCTTTGGTCGCAATGGATTTACCTATCcttgatatttcatgtaagtgggatcataaaatatttgtccttttgtgtctggcttatttcactcagcataatgttgtggcatgtgtcaggacttcatttctctttttggctgaataatattccattgtatgtatgcaccacattttgtttatccattcatctgttgatggacgcctggtttgtttccaacttttggctattatgaatagtgttgCAGCAAACATTGGTGTACTTGTGACAGGCCCCTTTACAGCAAAAAAGTTTTTTGATGGGGGGGTTAGTGGCTTGTCCAAATTTGTTCAGATGTTAAGTGTCTGGGCTGGGACTGGAGACAAGATGTGACTCCTAGTTATCTGCATTTGTAGTGTTCAATACTGGTTCTTATGAACACACAGCCCTTTTCATCCCATgtaccaccaccacacacaccacacagacacatacaatgATAAACATGACACGCATACAACACACATGCAGCAGATACACCCGGCACTCCACACCCCCCCTCACATCACAGACATGCATACCCACGCATACCACAGACACATAGAATGCACACATCACAGCCCACACAGACCTTCGACGCCCCCCACATACCTCCTCACCACAACACACATTCtatgcatacactcacacacacatacacacacacattctttgtTCACACTATTCTCTGTGCTCAGGATTTAACCTTCCTCGTCACTCATTTCAGACCTTCCCAGTCAAATGGCCACAGATCCCAAGCACCCCAGGCTTCTCAGTGTGTTTAGCATGTGGCCTAGGCTCCCTCAGCTTGACCCAGGGCAGGACAATGCAGGCTGCACTTCAACCTGAGAGGCTTTTTCATTAAGAAGcacagctctggagtcagacagacctggcttTGAATCT harbors:
- the GEM gene encoding GTP-binding protein GEM; amino-acid sequence: MTLNNVTLRQGTVGSQPQQQRWSIPADGRHLMVQKEAHQHNRHSANPEDHCRRSWSSDSTDSVISSESGNTYYRVVLMGEQGVGKSTLANIFAGVHDSMDSDCEVLGEDTYERTLIVDGESATVILLDMWENKGENEWLQDHCMQVGDAYLIVYSITDRASFEKASELRIQLRRARQAEDIPIILVGNKSDLVRCREVSVSEGRACAVVFDCKFIETSAAVQHNVKELFEGIVRQVRLRRDSKEKNERRLAYQKRRESIPRKARRFWGKIVAKNNKNMAFKLKSKSCHDLSVL